A genomic window from Micromonospora sp. WMMA1947 includes:
- a CDS encoding NUDIX hydrolase gives MTEEPASRSTRWTIHGERVVDGSRRSRLSIADVELPDGVRFEQYVIRAPRSAMVAVLDGQERLLLMRRHRFVFDRWVWELPGGYVDEGEDPAKCAVREVEEETGWRPEAVEPLLSFQPWVATADAENLLFLAREAEHIGAPVDVNETERVAWIPLEEARRLVSEGEIVGAGTVIAVLELVARKARGEL, from the coding sequence GTGACGGAGGAACCGGCTAGCAGGTCGACACGGTGGACGATTCATGGTGAGCGGGTTGTCGACGGGAGCCGGCGCTCCCGGTTGAGCATCGCAGACGTGGAGCTTCCGGACGGGGTCCGCTTCGAGCAGTACGTGATTCGGGCGCCCCGGTCGGCCATGGTTGCCGTGCTCGACGGCCAGGAGCGCCTGCTTCTGATGCGACGGCACCGGTTCGTCTTCGACCGGTGGGTGTGGGAGCTGCCGGGCGGCTACGTCGACGAGGGCGAGGATCCGGCGAAGTGCGCAGTCCGGGAGGTCGAGGAGGAGACCGGGTGGCGCCCCGAGGCAGTAGAGCCATTGCTGTCGTTTCAGCCGTGGGTGGCGACCGCGGACGCGGAGAACTTGCTGTTCCTTGCCCGCGAGGCGGAGCATATCGGCGCCCCGGTGGACGTCAACGAGACCGAGCGGGTGGCCTGGATTCCGCTGGAAGAGGCGCGGCGACTCGTGTCCGAGGGTGAAATCGTTGGTGCGGGCACGGTGATCGCGGTGCTGGAGTTGGTGGCGCGGAAGGCCCGGGGTGAGCTGTAG
- a CDS encoding helix-turn-helix transcriptional regulator translates to MLVGNLRVPDDLWSREDVHTALTGRDIGALFRLLARHTGASQTRIGAAVGLEQGYVSRIIAGRRVTSIDVLERIATGCGMPDDARMTLGLAPRQGSYRPTMADQSRGRHSDVPANRSWREDVQAAAQLWEGDVNRRDMLRQTVFSSTAYTLPALRWFTATTAQPVEQEGRRTVGQPDIDTIRQMTATYRRLDNQYGGGHARDNVTRFLHHEVTPLVVEGRYDTATGRRLLTAVAELTQLAGWQAYDMAEHGLAQRYLTQALDLARTAGDAGLGAEILAAMSHQATYLGHAATGVDLARAARQTAQRAGLRVLTAEAMVMEAHAHAVALHERDCAAALHQAEQALDRADRSSDPQWLGYFDEAYLSAKFGHCFHALGQHRRAERFAARSLKMDERYVRGKAFNLALLASVHASHGEPERASAIGTDALTLTTQLRSARAVRYVRDLQTGLTAHRRTPAVRQFITRVDAALGQRR, encoded by the coding sequence GTGCTGGTAGGGAATCTCCGGGTACCTGACGACCTCTGGTCGCGAGAGGACGTGCACACCGCCCTGACGGGCCGCGACATAGGCGCACTGTTCCGGCTGCTCGCCCGGCACACGGGTGCGAGCCAAACCCGCATCGGTGCGGCTGTCGGGCTTGAGCAGGGCTACGTCAGCAGGATCATCGCCGGCCGACGGGTGACCTCGATCGACGTGTTGGAACGGATCGCCACCGGTTGTGGCATGCCCGACGACGCCCGGATGACGCTGGGCCTCGCGCCCCGCCAGGGGTCATATCGCCCGACCATGGCGGACCAATCCCGCGGTCGGCACAGTGACGTGCCGGCCAACCGGTCCTGGCGCGAGGACGTCCAGGCCGCCGCGCAGCTATGGGAAGGCGATGTGAACCGTCGAGACATGCTTCGCCAGACAGTGTTCAGCTCCACGGCATACACCCTGCCCGCCCTACGCTGGTTCACCGCCACCACAGCGCAGCCCGTCGAGCAGGAGGGGCGCCGGACGGTCGGTCAACCCGACATCGACACCATCCGCCAGATGACCGCCACCTATCGGCGACTCGACAATCAGTACGGCGGCGGGCACGCGCGCGACAACGTCACCCGCTTCCTGCACCACGAGGTCACACCCCTCGTGGTCGAGGGCCGGTACGACACGGCGACCGGCCGCAGACTGCTCACCGCCGTTGCCGAACTGACCCAACTCGCCGGTTGGCAGGCGTACGACATGGCCGAGCACGGCCTCGCCCAGCGCTACCTCACTCAGGCCCTGGACCTGGCCAGAACGGCCGGCGACGCCGGGTTGGGCGCTGAGATCCTCGCCGCGATGAGCCACCAAGCCACCTACCTCGGGCACGCCGCCACCGGCGTTGACCTCGCCCGTGCCGCCCGGCAGACAGCACAGCGCGCCGGCCTCAGGGTGCTTACTGCCGAAGCAATGGTCATGGAAGCTCACGCCCACGCTGTCGCCCTCCACGAACGGGACTGTGCCGCCGCGCTTCACCAAGCAGAGCAAGCCCTCGACCGCGCCGACCGCAGCAGCGACCCGCAATGGCTCGGCTACTTCGACGAGGCGTACCTGTCAGCCAAGTTCGGCCACTGCTTCCACGCGCTCGGTCAACACCGTCGAGCCGAACGCTTCGCCGCTCGCTCACTGAAGATGGACGAGCGCTACGTACGCGGCAAAGCCTTCAACCTCGCCCTGCTGGCCAGCGTCCACGCTAGCCACGGCGAGCCGGAACGCGCCAGCGCCATCGGCACTGACGCCCTCACCCTGACCACGCAGCTACGGTCGGCCCGTGCCGTCCGCTACGTGCGCGACCTGCAAACCGGCCTGACAGCCCACCGTCGCACGCCGGCAGTACGGCAGTTCATCACCCGGGTCGACGCGGCGCTCGGCCAACGGCGCTGA
- a CDS encoding cupin domain-containing protein, translating to MSSGAIPSDDPTRTLVHARPDDPALAHLAIAGGTYTILVTGEQTAGRYCLIDMRVPPGGGPPPHRHDFEEMFTVLDGAVEFTFRGEQTVARAGETINIPANAPHFFRNSFDQPARLLCMCTPAGQDEYFLRVGDRVDGPTSPPPALTEEEQAERRNRAAALAPDYRTELLIG from the coding sequence ATGTCCAGCGGTGCGATCCCGTCCGACGATCCGACCCGTACCCTCGTCCACGCCCGTCCCGACGACCCCGCCCTGGCGCACCTCGCCATCGCGGGCGGCACCTACACGATCCTGGTCACCGGCGAGCAGACGGCCGGCCGATACTGCCTGATCGACATGCGGGTTCCGCCGGGTGGTGGGCCGCCTCCACACCGGCACGACTTCGAGGAGATGTTCACGGTGCTCGACGGGGCGGTGGAGTTCACGTTCCGGGGCGAGCAGACAGTCGCGCGGGCCGGGGAGACGATCAACATTCCGGCGAACGCGCCGCACTTCTTCCGCAACTCGTTCGACCAGCCCGCTCGGCTGCTCTGCATGTGCACCCCGGCGGGGCAGGACGAGTACTTCCTGCGGGTGGGCGACCGGGTGGACGGTCCCACCTCACCGCCGCCGGCCCTCACCGAGGAGGAGCAGGCCGAGCGCCGGAACCGGGCGGCGGCGCTGGCCCCCGACTACCGCACCGAGTTGCTGATCGGCTGA
- a CDS encoding endo-1,4-beta-xylanase produces MKHLPRRSHRVVLAAVSSALALAGAALVVPSLAQAAESTLGAAAAQSGRYFGTAIAANRLNDSTYSTIAAREFNMITAENEMKPEALQPNRGQFNFSSGDQIYNWATQRGLKVRGHTLAWHAQQPGWMQSLNGSNLRQAMIDHINGVMAHYRGKLAAWDVVNEAFNEDGSRRSSNLQGTGNDWIEVAFRTARAADPSTKLCYNDYNIENWSYGKTQGVYNMIRDFKSRGVPIDCVGLQTHFTGGSSLPGNFQTTLQNFAALGVDVALTEVDVTNSSTSQYAGLTQACINVPRCIGITVWGVRDSDSWRSNESPLLFDGGGNKKAAYNSVLNVLNSASPNPTPTTTVSPTAGPTTPPPTTGASRIVGSQSGRCIDVPNSSQSNGTRVQLYDCHGQTNQRWTYTSSRQLTVYGSMCLDAAGSGNGSAVQIYSCNGQTNQQWNVNSNGTITGVQSGRCLDVWGTGNGQQVQLYACNGQANQRFQLVATS; encoded by the coding sequence ATGAAACATCTACCGAGGCGCAGCCACCGCGTGGTGCTGGCCGCCGTCAGCAGCGCGCTGGCCCTGGCCGGTGCTGCGCTCGTGGTGCCCAGCCTGGCCCAGGCAGCGGAGAGCACGCTCGGTGCCGCCGCCGCGCAGTCGGGCCGCTACTTCGGCACGGCCATCGCGGCGAACCGGCTGAACGACTCCACGTACAGCACCATCGCGGCGCGTGAGTTCAACATGATCACCGCCGAGAACGAGATGAAGCCGGAAGCGCTCCAGCCCAACCGGGGCCAGTTCAACTTCTCCTCCGGTGACCAGATCTACAACTGGGCCACCCAGCGGGGCCTGAAGGTCCGTGGTCACACGCTGGCGTGGCACGCGCAGCAGCCGGGTTGGATGCAGAGCCTGAACGGCAGCAACCTGCGTCAGGCGATGATCGACCACATCAACGGCGTGATGGCCCACTACCGGGGCAAGCTGGCCGCGTGGGACGTGGTGAACGAGGCGTTCAACGAGGACGGCAGCCGCCGCAGCTCGAACCTGCAGGGCACCGGTAACGACTGGATCGAGGTGGCGTTCCGCACCGCGCGGGCGGCCGACCCGTCGACGAAGCTCTGCTACAACGACTACAACATCGAGAACTGGTCGTACGGCAAGACGCAGGGTGTGTACAACATGATCCGGGACTTCAAGTCCCGTGGCGTGCCGATCGACTGCGTGGGTCTGCAGACCCACTTCACCGGCGGCAGCTCGCTGCCCGGCAACTTCCAGACCACGCTGCAGAACTTCGCCGCGCTCGGCGTCGACGTGGCGCTGACCGAGGTCGACGTCACGAACTCCTCGACCAGCCAGTACGCGGGTCTGACCCAGGCGTGCATCAACGTGCCGCGCTGCATCGGCATCACCGTCTGGGGCGTGCGTGACAGCGACTCGTGGCGCTCCAACGAGAGCCCGCTGCTGTTCGACGGCGGCGGCAACAAGAAGGCCGCGTACAACTCGGTCCTCAACGTCCTCAACTCCGCGTCGCCCAACCCCACGCCGACCACTACCGTGTCGCCGACCGCCGGGCCGACCACGCCGCCGCCGACCACCGGCGCGAGCCGCATCGTCGGTAGCCAGTCCGGCCGGTGCATCGACGTACCGAACTCCTCGCAGAGCAACGGCACCCGGGTGCAGCTCTACGACTGCCACGGCCAGACCAACCAGCGGTGGACCTACACCTCCAGCCGGCAGCTGACCGTGTACGGCTCGATGTGCCTGGACGCCGCCGGCTCCGGCAACGGCTCGGCAGTCCAGATCTACAGCTGCAACGGGCAGACGAACCAGCAGTGGAACGTCAACTCCAACGGCACCATCACCGGAGTCCAGTCCGGCCGCTGCCTCGACGTCTGGGGCACCGGCAACGGCCAGCAGGTGCAGCTCTACGCCTGCAACGGCCAGGCCAACCAGCGGTTCCAGCTCGTCGCGACGAGCTGA
- a CDS encoding helix-turn-helix domain-containing protein — translation MPTQTAAEKRAQAREAYDAFLAGCPSRQLLDRISDKWVALILAALGRDGPDRNADPQVMRYSELSRRLAGVSQKMLTQTLRSLERDGLVTRTVTPSVPVTVTYELTDLGQSLHRLMYGMKLWAEAHMDEVHANRERYDAAAQH, via the coding sequence ATGCCGACGCAGACGGCGGCGGAGAAGCGGGCGCAGGCGCGGGAGGCGTACGACGCGTTCCTCGCCGGCTGCCCGAGCCGGCAGCTCCTGGACCGGATCTCCGACAAGTGGGTGGCGCTGATCCTGGCCGCGCTCGGCCGCGACGGCCCGGACCGCAACGCGGATCCGCAGGTCATGCGCTACTCCGAGTTGTCCCGCCGGCTGGCCGGGGTCAGCCAGAAGATGCTCACCCAGACGTTGCGCTCACTGGAACGCGACGGCCTGGTCACCCGCACCGTGACGCCGAGCGTGCCGGTGACCGTCACGTACGAGCTGACCGACCTCGGCCAGTCGCTGCACCGGCTGATGTACGGCATGAAGCTGTGGGCCGAGGCGCACATGGACGAGGTGCACGCCAACCGCGAGCGGTACGACGCGGCCGCCCAGCACTGA
- a CDS encoding NADP-dependent oxidoreductase translates to MGTRTFRTAVVRTPGGPDAIEIIDVPEREPGPGEVRVDVAAAPVNPADLGVVGGFFHSLGLIRQPHHTGLGWDFAGVVAAAGPGVDLAVGTRVAGLVGGFDRDFGTYAEQLVVPVADLAVVPDDLDLVAAATVPLNGLTAAQIVDLLGEPPAGGRLLVTGAAGAVGGYVVPLARDRGWRVTGLARAEDEEFVRGLGADFTTAAEPGWDAVADAAVLQDRGLVLVGDGGVFVGVRPNAHPAAERDVTVRAVEVHADGVRLADLLARTAAGELPARVHAVVPLDRVADAHREAAKGGVRGRYVLRP, encoded by the coding sequence ATGGGTACGCGTACCTTCCGCACTGCCGTCGTCCGCACCCCGGGCGGACCCGACGCCATCGAGATCATCGACGTCCCGGAGCGCGAGCCGGGGCCCGGTGAGGTCCGGGTGGACGTCGCGGCGGCTCCGGTCAACCCGGCCGACCTCGGCGTCGTCGGCGGCTTCTTCCACTCGCTGGGGCTCATCCGCCAGCCGCACCACACCGGCCTGGGCTGGGACTTCGCCGGTGTCGTCGCCGCCGCCGGGCCGGGCGTCGACCTCGCCGTGGGCACCCGGGTCGCCGGGCTCGTCGGCGGGTTCGACCGCGACTTCGGCACGTACGCCGAGCAGCTCGTCGTACCCGTGGCCGACCTGGCGGTCGTACCCGATGATCTGGATCTGGTGGCGGCGGCGACGGTGCCGCTCAACGGCCTGACCGCGGCGCAGATCGTCGACCTGCTCGGCGAGCCGCCCGCCGGCGGCCGGCTGCTGGTCACCGGCGCGGCCGGCGCGGTGGGCGGCTACGTCGTGCCGCTCGCCCGAGACCGGGGGTGGCGGGTGACCGGCCTGGCGCGGGCCGAGGACGAGGAGTTCGTGCGCGGGCTCGGCGCCGACTTCACCACCGCCGCCGAACCGGGCTGGGACGCGGTCGCCGACGCCGCGGTGCTCCAGGACCGCGGGCTCGTGCTGGTGGGTGACGGCGGCGTGTTCGTCGGGGTACGGCCGAACGCCCACCCGGCCGCCGAGCGCGACGTCACGGTGCGCGCGGTCGAGGTGCACGCCGACGGGGTACGCCTGGCCGACCTGCTCGCCCGCACCGCCGCCGGTGAGCTGCCCGCGCGGGTGCACGCGGTGGTGCCGCTCGACCGGGTGGCGGACGCCCACCGGGAGGCGGCCAAGGGCGGAGTACGCGGACGCTACGTGCTGCGCCCCTGA
- a CDS encoding ABC transporter permease, with protein sequence MNLLRAELRRVLATRMWGALLLASVALGGGLVGMMALVGPENFDPPMPGLHTEEGLRSILGILGFTAFVPAAAGALAATSEYRHGTAAVTFVFAPRRGRVLAAKLVTHAVVGLAYGLALAVAASAALFTVAAARGVPLGLPAPTVLALLARIGVAMAVYLLVGVGVGALLRNQVAAVCVVVGYLYLAEPVLMMIPGVNALYPLLPGGATAALTDFTYVADAMSAQLGSDAVALLPPAAGALLLTAYALTAAALAVVVPMRRDIT encoded by the coding sequence ATGAACCTGCTCAGAGCGGAACTGCGCCGGGTGCTGGCGACCCGGATGTGGGGTGCGCTGCTGCTCGCGTCCGTCGCGCTGGGCGGCGGCCTGGTCGGGATGATGGCGCTGGTCGGGCCGGAGAACTTCGACCCGCCGATGCCCGGCCTGCACACCGAGGAGGGCCTGCGGTCGATCCTCGGCATCCTCGGCTTCACCGCCTTCGTGCCGGCCGCCGCCGGTGCCCTCGCGGCCACCTCCGAGTACCGGCACGGCACCGCCGCCGTCACGTTCGTGTTCGCGCCGCGCCGTGGGCGGGTGCTCGCCGCCAAACTCGTCACCCACGCGGTCGTCGGCCTCGCCTACGGACTCGCGCTCGCCGTCGCCGCCTCGGCAGCCCTGTTCACGGTCGCCGCCGCGCGCGGCGTGCCGCTGGGCCTGCCCGCCCCCACTGTGCTGGCGCTGCTCGCCCGCATCGGCGTCGCGATGGCTGTCTACCTGCTCGTCGGCGTCGGCGTGGGCGCCCTGCTCCGTAACCAGGTCGCGGCGGTCTGCGTGGTGGTCGGCTACCTGTACCTGGCCGAGCCGGTCCTGATGATGATCCCCGGCGTCAACGCGCTCTACCCGCTCCTGCCCGGCGGGGCCACCGCCGCGCTCACCGACTTCACCTACGTCGCCGACGCGATGTCCGCGCAGCTCGGCAGCGACGCCGTGGCGCTCCTGCCGCCGGCTGCCGGCGCCCTGCTGCTGACCGCGTACGCGCTGACCGCAGCCGCGCTCGCCGTGGTCGTCCCGATGCGCCGCGACATCACCTGA